The window TGTCGAAGTATTCGGCCAGGGTTGCCACGCCTGGAATGGCGTCGTCTATCTCAATTTGCGTTGCAGAGCCGAGGGCCTCGTTGCATGCCCCTGGTTGGGCATCGAAAATCCAGTTGAATCACTGAATCGGTGGGGCATCTGAGTTTTCTTTTTGCCAGTTTCGCTATACGTGATAGGCGTCGCGTCCTTCGTCGCTGCCAATTGATGCTGCTTCGTCAACACAGTCCTAGAACAACGGCTTGAGCATTAGCAGGCTGTAGATTTAGTCGCATACCGAATGACAATCATTAGCCGTTGGGCGTTAGCCCCGGTTGGCGTCGAATCAACCGCCGCTAACGCAGGTCGGCAGGAATGATCGGGTAGAACCTCACGTAGGCGAGTCTCTCTGAGACTCGCAAATGACAGCGTCTCGGAGAGACGCCGCTACGTGATCAGGCCCAATGACTCTCGCTCACGTGCTTAACGCGGTGCGGCTCAATAAATCAACAGCCTGTTAGTTCACGCGTACGGGCGTGAGCAATTTCCAGTTCATTGAAAGGATCAGGTCAGTCATAGCGGTCGGCCTAATGGCACGGCTGTGCAGATCACCAGAGACCGCCCACAACCTGCAAGCTTACCATGTCGCCTACCACCAGTTCTTCATTGTCTCGATTGCAAGCATTGGTCCGCCGCTACACGGAGTAGAATCATCACCGAATCTCGATTTTGGCGGAAGGGTTTTCGGCTTTATTCAAGGCAAAGAATTCAACTGCATACTCTTCTGACGCGAACTCATAATCAGTGGATGCGCTTCCGGATGTCACATCGAACGATCTCGGGACAAAGAGCTCAAAAGCGATGTAGGGCACCAAAGCAATCAACGCCAATCCTCCAACGGCAAACTTGCGTGTCAGCCGATTCCATTCGTCGAAATGCGGCATTGCGGCGAAAACCGCAACCCCAACAACGAGCCAACACACAACAGTCCGCCCCCAACGTTGAAAATAGAATCGGGGTTTGCAGGCACTGCACAATGGGAACTCAACTCGCGACCATCCAAAGAGATAAAGAATTGGCATCAAAAATACCGCGAGCGGGTTTTGTGCATTCGTGTTGATCTTTGCTGTCGATGTAGGCAGGCAATGACAAACCACACAGCGATCTGGAAAGACCGGCATAATTCGCTTCGGAAGTCTTACGTCAGTTGATAAAGCCATCATCAATCCAATTTTGCGGACGGTACCGTTCTGCAGGCTGCCGGGAACGCCCCAGCCATTGCCAAACGATCACCACTGCCGCCCCGTTGCAACCAATGCCTCACCATGCTTCTCGACGCCAATAACCGCACGTGTAAAGGCAACCAATTCAGATGCATCGGAAAAATCGAGTGCGGTCTGGATGTGAACAACGCGACCGTTCGCTATCCAAACGAGTTCACCCCAACCTCCGAGTTGGCCAACATACCGACCCTCGTCGCGTATTGGCCAGCCAGGAAGGCTACTTAAAGGGCGATAGTCGTCGCAAACTTCACCAAAGTTGATGAAATGAAATCCAATCGATGAGTTTTCATGGTCAGACTGCCAAGCCAAAGTAAATTCTGCGAAACGATCAATCTGCGGACGCATGGGTGCCCATGGGACATAAACAAAGACGACGGCGTTCGGTGATTGTGCAGCGTTCTGAACAGCCATTTCAACTTCGCTTTCAGACATCCTATGAGTCGCTTCGAAGAATTGCCGTAACACTTCGACACTCGTGCGATCATTTCTTGGCATGCAGCCGCAAGCCATCAAGCAGCAAAGAACGGTGAGAAGTGATAACGGCTTCATTCTTCATTCGATGAAATGCGGATGGCGGCAACAGTCTGAATGATTGCAAAAACCGCGACCATTGCCGCACCGAATCATCACGTTGATACTCGTCGTGGTCCTGGATGATCAGCACGTGTCGAATACGAACTGGAAGCAGTGGATAGGCGACCCAATATAGCATCGAAAGTACTGCAGGTATTAGCGACAACCAACACGGGCTTTCAAGCGGGTTTGGAGTTGAGAACCCTCAATTGCATAAACCACGACTGGCGACCACCTTGTTTGTCTCAGGTTCCATCGAGCCCCCCCAGCCAAGTAATCGTCATGTCCAGGCACGATTGAGACTTGGTGACGAATCCGAGTTGCATATTCGGCCAGAAACGCTTCGGGCGATCGGTGTTTGCACGTGGAGTTGCCAGATTTTCGGTGGCGGACGGGCACACGCTCATTGACGGTTTCTCGACCGTCCTGTTTACGAAACGGATTGCGTATTCATTCCGCCTTCTTTGCTGGCCAAAGCGCCAGCAAGTTGGCGAAGATCAGGATGGTTCCGCCGAGTATGAGTTCAAAGGTCAACGTTTCACTTGCGTACTGCACGGAACACCAAACACTGAGCAATCCAGGAATGAACATGGCCCAGGTGGACGCCATCAGTGGTTCCAGGGTGTAGAGCACCGATGCTTGCGTTGGTGACACGCTGGGTTGAAACCGATTCATCAGCGAGAACGCAACCAAAGACGGGAAGATCGAAAGCAACACGATTAGCACATAAAACCTGGGTTGGATCGTCAATGCGTACCAACCAGAGCTTGCTGCATCACTTGCCGTAATCTCTGGGATGCTGGGCTGAATCAGCGCAAAGAACAGCAGCGCTGACACGGCGGTTGTTCCAAACATGGAAGGTGTGAACGCAAGCGAATCCAACCGCTTGCCAAACCAGTCGACAGCAACGATCTGGCCGCTGAAGAACAGCACAGCCAGCAGGGTGAGCGTGTCACCGGTTTTCCATTGCCCGAGTCCATCGCGTGCAAAACTCAAGCCGCCGTCGTTCCACTGCAGCAATCCAGTCAGGATCGCCACACCAACCAGGGAAACTCCTGCGGCGATCAGAACAATTGGTCGTGGTCGTTGTTTTTCAAAGAGCGTCGCAAGAATGGGTGTCCAAACCACAGCGAGGCTGGTCAGGAACCCACTGCGAGACGCGGGAATGGTCGACAGTCCGGAAACCTGCAACACCATGCCGACGACGAACAAACACCCGATTGCGATTCCGGCCAGGAAGTGTGACCAGCGGACTCGCCTCATCACGCCCTGGCAACAGATCGCAAACATTGCGAATGCCAACGTGAATCGCAAGCCGATCATCCACGCGGATGCCGCGGCCCGGAAAGCTCCGGAGGCCGTGTGCTCATCCACGCCGAAGTGTTCGTCAGCGAGAAGGTTCAACGCTTTCATGAATGGGAACGAAGATCCCCACAAAACGTTGACGACGACCAACGCCAGAACAGCACGACGATGCGAGACCAACTGGGCTGATTCTGACAATGGTAGCTAACATCAGGCAAGAAGTTCGGGGATGGGATCGTCGTCGCCCCCGATCTTAAAGGGACGTCCGTTAGGCGCGAAGAACTCCTCATCCAAGGGCAATCCAGCTGCCGCAGCGATCGTCTTGTTGAACGACGAAACGCTGACCGGGTACTCGTCGACATAACCGCCATGCTTGTCCGATGCTCCAAGGACTTGCCCACCCTTGATCCCGGCACCCGCCAACAAGCTGCAGAACACTCCTGGGTGGTGATCACGACCCGCGTTTGCATTCAGCTTCGGCTTGCGGCCGAATTCGGTCGTCAAAACCACAAGCGTTTCATCCAGCAATCCCTTCGAGTGAAGGTCGCGAAGCAAAAAGCCCATGCCGTCATCGACCTGAGTCGCCTTCTCGTCCAGACGCGAATAGAGGTCTTGGTGCATGTCCCATCCGCCGAAATTAACTTCGACAAACCGAGCTCCTGATTCCACCAAACGACGCGCGAGCAAACAGCCTTGGCCAAATGAATTGCGTCCGTAGGCGTCGCGAATCTTTGCGTCTTCTTCGTTCAGATCAAAAACCTTCAAATGCTCGCTACCCATGAGCTTGCGAGTCTCCAGGTAGAGCTGATTGTAGGCTTCGACGTCGTTGTTATCCCGCTGTGAT of the Rhodopirellula baltica SH 1 genome contains:
- a CDS encoding DMT family transporter: MSESAQLVSHRRAVLALVVVNVLWGSSFPFMKALNLLADEHFGVDEHTASGAFRAAASAWMIGLRFTLAFAMFAICCQGVMRRVRWSHFLAGIAIGCLFVVGMVLQVSGLSTIPASRSGFLTSLAVVWTPILATLFEKQRPRPIVLIAAGVSLVGVAILTGLLQWNDGGLSFARDGLGQWKTGDTLTLLAVLFFSGQIVAVDWFGKRLDSLAFTPSMFGTTAVSALLFFALIQPSIPEITASDAASSGWYALTIQPRFYVLIVLLSIFPSLVAFSLMNRFQPSVSPTQASVLYTLEPLMASTWAMFIPGLLSVWCSVQYASETLTFELILGGTILIFANLLALWPAKKAE